The following DNA comes from Halobacteriovorax sp. HLS.
ACAAGCTCTTGTTTATTCTTTGGAAAAAGAAGAAGTAATTATCCATTCATTTGTTCTAATGAATAATCACTATCACTTATTAATATCTACTCCTAATAAAAATATAGATCGATTTATGATGTACTTTAACCAGCACATAGGGAGACTGATTAAGAAGAATGTAAATATAATAAATCATAAATTTAGCAATCGTTATAGCTGGTCAATAATTGATAAGCAAAGCTATTTGTTGAATGTCTATAGATACATTTATCAGAATCCAGTACGAGCAAAAATAGTAAAAAGAATTGAGGATTATCCCTATAGCTCAATTTATTTTTCATCACATGAACGTAAGAAATTCAACTTTCTTCCACACATCGAATGGGCAATTGGAAAAAACTGGCTAGAGAAGAGATATAGTCAAGATTTTGATTCAATAATGAGATGTGGATTAAAGAAATCTTTTTTCCAACCACATCAAAAGATTTCAACTCTTGAAAAAAGAATTTTATCTGAGGCTAACATCACAAGGTGTTGATTTTGCGAAAAGGAGGCGTGTACCCTATGCTTATGACATTAAATAGTATATAATATTTAATGTCATACTTAGGGTGCCGATAGTATGATTAGAACATTTGTAGAAACTGATATTTTTAAAGCTTTACTAGACCAAGAAGGTGATAAGGGCCTTGAAGCTACGATAAAGAATAATATTTTGGAAGACCCTTCTCGTGGTGATGTAATAGCTGGAACTGGCGGGGTCAGAAAATTTAGAGTAAGTGATAAAAGTAGAAGAAAAGGTAAAAGAGGTGGATTTAGAATTCTATACGTTGATTTACCAAAATGTAAAATAACCTATCTGCTATTTTTATACAATAAAGATGAGCTTGAAAATATATCTTCACACCAAAAGAAGGCCTTAAGGAAGATTGTTGAAGGAGTAAAAAATGAGTGCGAAAAGAAAAAAACTTGAAATCACAAAAGATAACTTTGGAGACTTACTTCTTGCAAGTGCGAATCAAGCACTTGATCACGCTCGTGGGAAAGTGACTTTAAAATCAGAGGCTCTCGAACTTCCAAAGGAGCCACCGAAGTTTTCAAAAACTAGAATTAAAAAAATAAGAGAACAAATATTAGAAGTTAGTCAGCCTGTCTTTGCAACAATTCTTGCTTGTTCACCTAGTTCTGTTAAATCGTGGGAGAGAGGAGAAAATACTCCAAATGGTTCTACTAGAAGGTTGCTTCAATTAATTGAGAATGATCCAACGTATTTTTTACAGACTATAACAAACCCGTGAATGAACGACGGCCAATATTACGTCTAACTGTCTTTTTAAGTGTCTTCGTTTCAACTCCATAAAGCTCTGCTAAATCACTATCAGTATGAGCTTCTGAATTCATTTTCCAACTCTCAAAAAAGAATTTTATCTGAGGCTAGAATCACAAGGTGTTGATATTGCGAAAAGGAGGCGTGTACCCTAAAAAACACTTTTTGACATCAAATCTAGATTTCAAGTTTTTCATGATGGTAAAAACACCTAAAATTTTTCGGTCCAGAAAGATAAATTGCGATGGGATCTTATCGATCTTAATTGTCTTACGTAACTTTTCGCCATATTTGATTAGTTGATCGGGAAGATCCGTCTCTCCCCAGTCGTAGTCATTACTTCTTAAGGGAGATGAAAGTAGAGTAATATACTCCCACAATAGATCCTTATCTATTTCTAAATTTGCTTTAGCATACTTTGAAAACTCATCTTGTATTTTGAAAAAACTTTCGCGATCTAATTCATAGCTAGAAGTTAAAAATCCTTTGTAGAAGTTTAGTACTTCACTATCAAATTCAAGACATGCCCCAAAATCTATGAGGTAAGTACTAGCAAGGTCTTCGCTCACAAGGTAGTTTCCACCATGAGAATCCGTTTGAACCAATGAGTAGACAAAAATTTCTTTTAGAAAGAGTTCAAATAACTTCATCCCTAGCTTATTTCTTTGCTCTTTGTTTTCTTCTAAAATAGGAACTTGGTTTATATGAATACCGTAAACTCTATCCATGCAAATTGAAGTGTTATTAGAATACTGATCATGAACTTGGGGTATTTTAAAAAAAGAATCGTCTAGTAGAGACTTATACTTATTCATGAGACTAATCTCTCTTTTGTAATCCATCTCTTTTCTTAGCACATCCTCAATTTCAAGAAAAACTTCGCTCGTATCAATTGAGCTTGGGAAGATATTTAGCATTTTAGCTAGAATTTTAATAAAATACATATCGGCGCCAATGGCCTTTTCTATTCCTAGGTATTGAATTTTAAAGATAACTTCATTTTGGTTTTCCTTATGAACCGCTGAGTGTACTTGACCAATACTTGCAGCAGCAAGTGGTGTTTCAGAGATATCAAAGTGTGAGTGTGCTGTAGCTGATAGTTGTTTCTTAATAACTTCAAACTCTAAAAAGTGAGTTGATGATTGCAGTAGACGAAGTTTCTCATTAACACTTTCTGAAAAGTAATATTCTCCGTATTGAGAAATAAGCTGTCCGGCCTTGGTAATAGAACCTTTGTAATGGGATAGATCATCAACAAATTTCTGTGGATCAACTCCAATAATTGATTCCAAGATCTTCTTAGGATCGTTCTTATTTTTTAAAATACTTAGTCCTGTTTTTAGACCGTAGTTTAATATAGAAGCGTTTCTTTTAAATAATCCATTCTTGATCTTGTTAAGCTTTTTCATTTTATAAATTTAACATCTTTGAAGAATCCAAGCTCAAAAAAGCACAAATGTTCAAGTTATCGCTGCGCGCGTATAGCTATAACCCTAAAAATACTGCTATGTGGCTAAAATCTTTTCTTAAAACTAGGGTGAGTTTATAGCTAATCTCAATTAGTTATGAAATAATCTATCAAATTGAATATTTTTAAAGGATTAAAAAATGGCAGAAGAAGCAAAAGGTTTAAAAAAACCAGTTAAATTAAAATCAGATCTAGCGTCAATGTTAGGTGAAACAGAATTACCAAGAACAGAGATCA
Coding sequences within:
- a CDS encoding transposase gives rise to the protein MPRRKLIRQNIYPYHVTTRTNNKEWFKIPLCEVWDICKQALVYSLEKEEVIIHSFVLMNNHYHLLISTPNKNIDRFMMYFNQHIGRLIKKNVNIINHKFSNRYSWSIIDKQSYLLNVYRYIYQNPVRAKIVKRIEDYPYSSIYFSSHERKKFNFLPHIEWAIGKNWLEKRYSQDFDSIMRCGLKKSFFQPHQKISTLEKRILSEANITRC
- a CDS encoding type II toxin-antitoxin system RelE/ParE family toxin; the protein is MIRTFVETDIFKALLDQEGDKGLEATIKNNILEDPSRGDVIAGTGGVRKFRVSDKSRRKGKRGGFRILYVDLPKCKITYLLFLYNKDELENISSHQKKALRKIVEGVKNECEKKKT
- a CDS encoding DNA-binding transcriptional regulator, translated to MSAKRKKLEITKDNFGDLLLASANQALDHARGKVTLKSEALELPKEPPKFSKTRIKKIREQILEVSQPVFATILACSPSSVKSWERGENTPNGSTRRLLQLIENDPTYFLQTITNP
- a CDS encoding ORF6N domain-containing protein, giving the protein MNSEAHTDSDLAELYGVETKTLKKTVRRNIGRRSFTGLL
- a CDS encoding AarF/UbiB family protein; translated protein: MKKLNKIKNGLFKRNASILNYGLKTGLSILKNKNDPKKILESIIGVDPQKFVDDLSHYKGSITKAGQLISQYGEYYFSESVNEKLRLLQSSTHFLEFEVIKKQLSATAHSHFDISETPLAAASIGQVHSAVHKENQNEVIFKIQYLGIEKAIGADMYFIKILAKMLNIFPSSIDTSEVFLEIEDVLRKEMDYKREISLMNKYKSLLDDSFFKIPQVHDQYSNNTSICMDRVYGIHINQVPILEENKEQRNKLGMKLFELFLKEIFVYSLVQTDSHGGNYLVSEDLASTYLIDFGACLEFDSEVLNFYKGFLTSSYELDRESFFKIQDEFSKYAKANLEIDKDLLWEYITLLSSPLRSNDYDWGETDLPDQLIKYGEKLRKTIKIDKIPSQFIFLDRKILGVFTIMKNLKSRFDVKKCFLGYTPPFRNINTL